The Acidimicrobiales bacterium genome includes the window CGCTGCACCTTCTGCGGGTTGCCGGCGTTCGGCGAGGCCCAGATGAAGAGGTCGCCGCAGCACAGCACCCGCGTGTCGGGCTGCCACGTCACGGTGTGGTCGTCGGTCTCGCCCTTCTCGTGCCGCAGCGCGAAGCCGACGCCGCCGACCGAGACGTCGAGCGTGTCGTGATAGGTGCGGTCCGGGTAGCGGTACTCGGTCGGCCAGTTGAGGTCTGTGAAGCCGAACTGGCGGCGGTTGATGATCGTGTTGTAGCCCGCGGTGAAGATGTAGCGGTCGAAGCGCGCCGGCAGCGCGTGATGGGCGATGACCTGTGGCGCCGCCCACCCCTTCTCCGTCGCCTCGGCCTCCCACACCGGCACGCCGAAGACGTGGTCGATGTGACCGTGCGAATAGACGGCCGTGTCGAGGCGCTCCGCGCTCCACGTGCGGATGTCGTCGTGGACGATCTGCGCCAAGGGTGCGCTGCCGGTGTCGACCAGCACGAGGCCGTCCTCGGTGGCGAACGACGACACGTTGGCGAACGAGGGACAGAACCCGACGCCGTCGGTGATCTCGACGAACCCGCCCATGTGGTCGACGGGGTGGAAGGTGGAGGTCGACAGCTCTCCGTTCCAGAGCCGTTCGGCCACGGACAAGACGTCGGATGCCATGTTCCCCCCGGACTGCGGTGTCGGCGCCGGCGGCCTTCGCTGAGCCGGCGGTTCAGCTGCCGAAGGTCAGCTGGTCTGCGACTTGCCCTCGGCCGGTGGTGCCGGCTGGGCCGGGGCGTCGGTGACCGCGGACGTCCCGTTGCTCTTCGCCGACTCCGCGTGGCCTTCCTTGAGCCCCTGCTCGAACTGGTTCTTTGCCGAGCCGAGGCTGCGGGCCAGCTTGGGGATCTGTGTCCCACCGATGAGCAGCACGGCCACGATGACGATGACGATGACGAGGTCGGCCCCGAAGATTTCAGCGAGCATGAGATTCTCCTTCACCTGGTGTT containing:
- a CDS encoding twin-arginine translocase TatA/TatE family subunit, whose translation is MLAEIFGADLVIVIVIVAVLLIGGTQIPKLARSLGSAKNQFEQGLKEGHAESAKSNGTSAVTDAPAQPAPPAEGKSQTS